From the genome of Hymenobacter cellulosilyticus, one region includes:
- a CDS encoding bifunctional UDP-3-O-[3-hydroxymyristoyl] N-acetylglucosamine deacetylase/3-hydroxyacyl-ACP dehydratase, with the protein MNDKQHTIKAPVTVSGIGLHTGVSANMTFCPAPVNHGFKFQRIDLPGQPVVDADVDNVVDLSRGTTIEQNGARVNTVEHTLAALVGLQIDNVMIQLDGPEPPIMDGSSYEFIKAIMEVGLEEQNALRNYFEIPEEIRFVDNGRAVEIAALPLNDYRLTVMVDYNSPVLGSQHASLTDISHFTAEISSSRTFCFLHELEALYKSNLIKGGDLSNAIVVVDRVVSDEELTELATMLGKPKVAVKKEGILNNVDLRYKNEPARHKLLDLVGDLALVGRPLKGQILAARPGHAANVAFAKKIKKKMMEANTSPVPSYDPNREPVMDINQIMQVLPHRYPFLLIDKVIHLDSTTVTSIKNVTINEPFFTGHYPGNPVFPGVLQVEAMAQTGGILVLNTVPDPENYTPYFIGIENCRFRKMVKPGDTIIFRCQLLSPIKRGIAKMKGQAFVNGKVVMEAEMSAAIVRKEA; encoded by the coding sequence ATGAACGACAAGCAACATACCATCAAGGCACCGGTAACCGTGAGCGGCATTGGCCTGCACACCGGCGTTTCGGCCAACATGACTTTCTGCCCCGCGCCGGTAAATCATGGCTTCAAGTTTCAGCGCATCGACCTGCCCGGGCAGCCCGTGGTTGATGCCGACGTAGACAACGTAGTGGACCTGAGCCGGGGCACGACTATCGAGCAGAACGGAGCCCGCGTCAATACGGTGGAGCACACGCTGGCGGCCCTGGTCGGCCTGCAGATTGACAACGTGATGATTCAGCTCGACGGGCCCGAGCCGCCCATCATGGATGGCTCCTCCTACGAGTTTATCAAGGCCATTATGGAAGTAGGGCTGGAAGAGCAGAACGCGCTGCGCAACTACTTCGAGATTCCCGAGGAAATCCGCTTCGTCGACAACGGCCGGGCCGTGGAAATAGCCGCCCTGCCCCTGAACGACTACCGCCTGACGGTAATGGTGGACTACAACTCGCCGGTACTGGGCTCCCAGCACGCCTCGCTAACGGATATTTCTCACTTTACCGCCGAAATTTCCAGCTCGCGCACGTTCTGCTTCCTGCACGAACTTGAAGCCCTCTACAAGTCCAACCTGATCAAGGGCGGCGATTTGAGCAACGCCATTGTGGTCGTAGACCGGGTGGTGAGCGACGAGGAGCTGACCGAATTGGCTACCATGCTGGGCAAGCCTAAAGTGGCCGTCAAGAAGGAAGGCATCCTCAACAACGTGGACCTGCGCTACAAAAACGAGCCCGCCCGCCACAAGCTCCTCGACCTGGTAGGTGACCTGGCCCTAGTGGGCCGGCCGCTGAAAGGCCAGATTCTAGCTGCCCGCCCCGGGCACGCGGCCAACGTAGCCTTCGCCAAGAAGATCAAGAAGAAGATGATGGAGGCCAACACCTCCCCCGTACCCAGCTACGACCCGAATCGGGAGCCGGTGATGGACATCAACCAGATCATGCAGGTGCTGCCGCACCGCTACCCCTTTCTGCTGATCGACAAGGTGATTCACCTGGATAGCACCACGGTGACCAGCATCAAGAACGTGACCATCAATGAGCCGTTCTTTACGGGTCACTACCCCGGCAACCCGGTTTTCCCGGGTGTGCTCCAAGTAGAAGCCATGGCCCAAACCGGGGGCATTCTGGTGCTGAACACCGTGCCCGACCCCGAAAACTACACGCCTTACTTTATCGGCATCGAAAACTGCCGCTTCCGCAAAATGGTGAAGCCCGGCGACACCATCATTTTCCGCTGTCAGCTGTTGTCTCCTATCAAGCGCGGCATCGCCAAGATGAAAGGCCAGGCCTTCGTGAATGGCAAAGTGGTGATGGAAGCGGAGATGAGCGCGGCCATTGTCCGCAAAGAAGCCTAG